In Paraburkholderia sprentiae WSM5005, a genomic segment contains:
- a CDS encoding ParB N-terminal domain-containing protein — MNVSDKPLSEAREALAAQRLDVPPPGAQTPEPQLTSVVRLKITDVMVYERNPRRASHERIVELKESIRVNGIEQIVTVTRRPGEKRYVVAKGGNSRVTAATALHDETRDERFLYYDFIYVPYPGEAKLLAAHLRENDQRADLCFWDKANGYLALKTDLEAERSETLSLREFSRLLEQEGAPVSHVLLSLFEFAVDRLSALGPATGYLSRRALVDVIQPGIGMLLRLTRRLGFDDQWLQVRVIDPQLTGIAARCNPDNPNAAGTLAQPAPFDAAQLVDGLKQRLAGELGVPRDAMDRMCHLLEHTPNAAGDDLREVGGMPGERRESSSIASDVDANRAAAIPDPSASSGPVRLTRFDEPPRAMPGTDGTVPRLTGVGQRRDESVVSTDDPQRAPDDPSTVVADDVHRDSAPHAASSSSQGELLREAVLTFARTCGLDGCVRDAPALPYGFMVEPPSLDRPRFSPGVDAQRDEEMLNRYLGWWWLVSLSRQNTATGIARVPSGSLFAQMARDDETWNRTCDASVGEPLLADRMDVMFDVMLNPDHPIGQWWDEVIRAARAFRAAYPERFAPARWPEPGADERLQRGGA; from the coding sequence ATGAACGTGTCGGACAAGCCGCTCAGTGAGGCGCGCGAAGCGCTCGCTGCCCAGCGCCTGGATGTGCCCCCGCCGGGCGCTCAGACGCCCGAACCGCAACTCACATCGGTGGTCCGGCTGAAGATCACCGATGTGATGGTCTATGAGCGCAATCCGCGGCGTGCGTCGCACGAGCGCATTGTCGAACTCAAGGAGTCGATCCGGGTGAACGGCATCGAGCAGATCGTGACGGTGACCCGCCGTCCAGGCGAGAAGCGCTACGTGGTGGCGAAGGGCGGCAATTCGCGCGTGACAGCAGCGACGGCCCTTCACGATGAAACCCGCGACGAACGCTTCCTTTACTACGACTTTATCTACGTGCCGTATCCCGGTGAGGCGAAGCTGCTGGCGGCGCACCTGCGCGAGAATGACCAGCGCGCCGACCTCTGCTTCTGGGACAAGGCGAATGGCTATCTAGCGCTTAAGACCGATCTCGAAGCCGAACGTAGCGAGACGCTGTCGTTACGTGAATTCTCCCGGCTGCTTGAACAGGAAGGGGCACCGGTGAGCCATGTGCTGCTCTCGCTCTTCGAGTTCGCGGTCGACCGTCTCTCCGCCCTCGGACCCGCCACCGGGTATCTGAGCCGGCGCGCGCTAGTCGATGTGATCCAGCCGGGTATTGGCATGCTGCTGCGCCTCACGAGGCGTCTCGGCTTCGACGATCAGTGGTTGCAGGTGCGGGTGATCGATCCGCAACTGACCGGCATCGCCGCCCGCTGCAATCCGGACAACCCGAACGCGGCCGGCACGCTGGCGCAGCCTGCGCCATTTGATGCTGCGCAATTGGTCGACGGATTGAAACAACGGTTGGCAGGCGAGCTCGGCGTGCCGCGCGACGCCATGGACCGGATGTGTCATCTGCTGGAGCACACACCGAACGCTGCCGGTGATGACCTGCGTGAAGTCGGTGGCATGCCGGGTGAGCGACGTGAATCTTCATCGATCGCATCCGATGTCGACGCGAATCGTGCAGCGGCCATACCAGATCCTTCGGCCTCGTCGGGACCCGTGAGGTTGACCCGGTTCGACGAACCGCCTCGCGCTATGCCGGGTACGGATGGAACCGTGCCGCGCCTGACCGGTGTCGGGCAACGGCGTGACGAGTCAGTGGTGTCGACGGATGATCCGCAACGCGCACCGGATGACCCATCCACGGTGGTGGCTGACGACGTTCACCGGGACAGCGCGCCGCACGCTGCGTCTTCTTCAAGCCAGGGTGAGCTTCTCCGGGAAGCGGTGCTGACTTTCGCGCGAACCTGCGGTCTCGATGGCTGCGTGCGCGATGCGCCCGCATTGCCCTACGGATTCATGGTCGAGCCACCATCGCTGGACAGACCGCGCTTCTCGCCCGGTGTCGACGCGCAGCGTGACGAAGAGATGCTCAACCGGTATCTCGGCTGGTGGTGGCTCGTGAGCCTGTCACGGCAAAACACCGCAACGGGCATCGCACGCGTTCCGTCCGGGAGTCTCTTCGCACAGATGGCCCGCGATGATGAGACTTGGAACCGCACCTGTGACGCGAGCGTCGGCGAGCCGTTGCTCGCCGACCGCATGGACGTGATGTTCGACGTGATGCTCAATCCGGATCACCCGATCGGTCAATGGTGGGACGAGGTCATTCGCGCGGCGCGCGCATTCCGGGCGGCGTACCCCGAGCGCTTTGCACCGGCGCGCTGGCCCGAACCGGGTGCAGACGAGCGGCTTCAGCGGGGAGGGGCGTGA
- a CDS encoding ParA family protein, translating into MPVVISFVSTKGGVGKTTVAANLGGLLAAFGLKVLAIDADVQPSLSKFFPVHYRSSQGLTAVVTSGGNPSADCISRTIFSNLDLVYSDTPDAALQAWLNRREDRLMILRRAMRSPLVAPYDVVLIDTQGAVGELQKSAAMAADVMVSPVRPDALSASEFATGTIGMLDELNRLADFGESFRSGDLLALINAHERTTNARALAAVLRQRFVGHAKVRVLHTVIPSAAAYAAAATARIPVHDFDRRRRFGNSAWNVMHGLAWELFPSLANVYAGAPQCSTGDTGTGGVQQGAVA; encoded by the coding sequence GTGCCGGTAGTTATCTCCTTCGTCTCCACCAAAGGCGGCGTCGGTAAGACGACCGTCGCCGCCAATCTTGGCGGCCTGCTCGCAGCCTTCGGCTTGAAGGTTCTCGCGATCGATGCAGATGTCCAGCCGAGTCTAAGCAAGTTCTTTCCCGTCCATTACCGTTCATCGCAAGGTCTGACAGCAGTCGTGACTTCGGGAGGCAATCCGTCGGCCGACTGTATCAGCCGCACGATTTTCTCGAATCTCGATCTGGTTTATTCCGATACGCCGGACGCTGCGCTGCAGGCGTGGCTCAATCGCCGTGAGGATCGCCTGATGATCCTGCGCCGGGCGATGCGCAGTCCGCTTGTCGCCCCTTATGACGTCGTGCTGATCGACACGCAAGGCGCGGTCGGCGAACTGCAGAAGTCAGCGGCGATGGCGGCAGACGTGATGGTGTCGCCCGTCAGGCCGGATGCGCTGAGCGCCAGCGAGTTCGCCACGGGCACGATCGGGATGCTCGACGAGCTGAACCGGCTGGCCGACTTCGGCGAATCCTTCCGTTCGGGCGACCTGCTTGCGCTGATCAACGCGCACGAGCGCACCACCAATGCGCGCGCGCTCGCGGCCGTGCTGCGTCAGCGGTTCGTCGGACATGCGAAGGTTAGGGTGCTCCACACCGTGATCCCGTCGGCGGCCGCCTATGCGGCCGCAGCGACGGCGCGCATTCCCGTGCATGACTTCGATCGTCGCCGACGGTTCGGGAATTCCGCGTGGAACGTCATGCACGGTCTCGCATGGGAATTGTTTCCGTCGCTCGCGAACGTTTATGCCGGTGCGCCGCAATGTTCGACGGGCGACACCGGGACCGGCGGCGTCCAGCAGGGGGCGGTCGCATGA
- a CDS encoding helix-turn-helix domain-containing protein, giving the protein MTSRRFYTLEEIARELHIAPATARNRLTLGLPMPPSIRVGRRRLFPVDEYERWIASQLTHSGGSGSAGDATENSVRDPHGPSRDPT; this is encoded by the coding sequence GTGACGAGCAGGCGCTTCTACACGCTGGAAGAGATCGCGCGCGAGCTGCATATCGCGCCGGCGACAGCACGCAACCGCCTGACGCTCGGGCTGCCGATGCCGCCGTCAATCCGCGTGGGGCGTCGTCGTCTGTTCCCCGTCGACGAGTACGAAAGATGGATCGCGTCGCAACTGACGCACTCCGGTGGGAGTGGGTCCGCTGGGGACGCCACTGAAAACTCCGTCCGCGATCCTCATGGGCCGTCTCGCGACCCGACGTAG
- a CDS encoding helix-turn-helix domain-containing protein codes for MSSTTDHEDSHQRVAQVREHFGLSQDKMARQLGLSLRAYANYERGERAIPIELLRGLYEQFSVDPVWLLSGDGNMILDRDVRYRLDQKTLDGVLVSVERIEQRLEAPLDAKKKARLIGLLYEQCQLLRESAEQILKDSRIGRLTR; via the coding sequence ATGTCAAGCACCACTGACCACGAAGACTCTCATCAGCGGGTTGCGCAGGTGCGCGAGCATTTCGGCCTGTCGCAGGACAAGATGGCCCGGCAGCTCGGGCTGTCTCTGCGCGCCTATGCCAATTACGAGCGCGGAGAGCGTGCGATCCCGATCGAACTGCTGCGCGGGCTATACGAGCAGTTTTCAGTCGATCCCGTCTGGCTGCTGTCAGGCGACGGCAACATGATTCTCGACCGGGATGTGCGGTACCGGCTCGACCAGAAGACGCTCGACGGCGTGCTCGTCTCCGTCGAACGGATCGAACAGCGTCTTGAGGCGCCACTCGATGCGAAGAAAAAGGCGAGACTCATTGGTCTGCTCTACGAGCAATGCCAGTTGCTGCGTGAGAGCGCCGAGCAGATCCTGAAGGATTCACGCATCGGTCGCCTGACGCGATGA
- a CDS encoding fatty acid desaturase family protein has protein sequence MNSSAVIQDQDLIRSAFPDWDTIHHAMTSPDVIHVVVDIVFDWTSIAAAMLILHRLGWWSAPAIVAWVGNRQRALGNLLHDAAHRNLARSCRLNDVLAHLFIAPALFNSLALYRELHARHHAWLGDPARDPDYIAVRPNPGDRWWQPFFKVLLAPATWLSSTFGHLHLSRLSWMQRFGMVAWWAAVLGAMTLVWGIHAAALFFGTWMLARASIFHAITAFRELCDHFGLERGGIFSYTRDVSSRSLWRRIIHPHNNGYHLTHHLMPSIPYHRLAHAQRELLTLPAFAGAASVCHAYFRGPDAVVREWEVHGGENVAA, from the coding sequence ATGAATAGTAGCGCCGTGATCCAGGACCAGGATCTGATCCGCTCCGCGTTTCCAGATTGGGACACGATTCACCATGCCATGACATCGCCCGACGTAATCCATGTCGTCGTCGATATCGTATTCGACTGGACGAGCATCGCCGCCGCCATGCTGATCCTGCATCGCCTTGGATGGTGGTCGGCGCCCGCGATCGTTGCATGGGTGGGTAACCGGCAGCGTGCGCTCGGCAACCTGCTGCACGATGCAGCTCACCGCAATCTTGCCCGCTCATGTCGTCTCAATGATGTTCTCGCGCACCTCTTCATCGCACCGGCGCTCTTCAACAGTCTTGCGCTCTATCGTGAGCTCCACGCCCGCCATCATGCGTGGCTGGGCGACCCGGCGCGCGATCCTGACTACATCGCCGTTCGTCCGAATCCCGGCGACCGCTGGTGGCAGCCGTTTTTCAAGGTTCTGCTCGCACCAGCGACCTGGTTGAGCTCGACGTTCGGACACCTGCATCTGTCGAGGCTTAGCTGGATGCAGCGCTTTGGCATGGTCGCATGGTGGGCCGCCGTATTGGGTGCCATGACGCTTGTATGGGGCATTCACGCGGCAGCGCTTTTCTTCGGCACATGGATGCTGGCGAGAGCCAGCATCTTTCACGCGATCACCGCGTTTCGCGAGCTGTGCGACCACTTTGGTCTGGAGCGAGGCGGGATCTTCAGCTACACGCGCGACGTTTCTTCCCGCAGCCTATGGCGGCGGATCATTCATCCGCACAACAACGGCTACCACCTCACGCATCACCTGATGCCGTCGATTCCCTATCACCGCCTCGCACACGCGCAGCGCGAGCTGCTGACATTGCCTGCCTTCGCCGGCGCGGCCAGCGTCTGCCACGCGTATTTTCGCGGCCCTGATGCAGTCGTGCGTGAATGGGAAGTCCATGGAGGCGAAAATGTTGCAGCGTAA
- a CDS encoding SLC5/6 family protein — translation MLQRNLGAVHVAALLVSASYGVAFLLGSGEMALHAGMAGSLYAIVTALGMLALALAAPTLWRGRELIWDVLGERYGPVVRKLVALLSLVWMSGVLAAQIHGGIAVLVATGLPATHALAVIAAALLVMSSIDLGMAATLFACCLLAMNIALLHALVASHGLTVYLHAWPSFIHETRAAPRAQTLVTIAAVGFLVFTGSDYQQFVVAARRPRDAWLGCVLASLFLMVTGFLPAATVVAAVHAGKLSGLTDTASAIPWIMLQTSGAMGSVCIGVTLLSALGSGTAITRAMSSALEGLHAGDGRYGYASRLLIVAIGCAIATDGQAIVSTIVSLNIVYVAAVGLLFLFHESDRQIPPRCASAMLLSGAIVSLLVSAMNWTGIGNLPGWLPLPAGLFASACVPVAWQFAPFLGRVRL, via the coding sequence ATGTTGCAGCGTAATCTCGGGGCGGTTCACGTGGCCGCACTGCTCGTCTCGGCAAGCTACGGTGTCGCATTCCTGCTCGGCTCCGGCGAAATGGCACTCCATGCCGGTATGGCGGGGAGTCTGTATGCGATCGTCACCGCACTGGGCATGCTCGCGCTCGCGCTGGCCGCACCAACGCTCTGGCGGGGACGCGAACTCATCTGGGACGTGTTGGGTGAGCGTTACGGTCCCGTCGTGCGCAAGCTCGTTGCGCTCCTCTCGCTCGTCTGGATGTCCGGCGTGCTGGCCGCCCAGATCCATGGCGGTATCGCCGTGCTTGTCGCGACGGGACTGCCGGCAACCCATGCACTGGCGGTGATCGCCGCGGCGCTGCTGGTCATGTCCTCCATCGACCTCGGCATGGCCGCAACGCTCTTCGCGTGCTGCCTGCTGGCTATGAACATCGCGCTTCTGCATGCGCTTGTCGCATCGCACGGCCTGACTGTGTACCTCCATGCGTGGCCGTCCTTCATCCATGAGACACGCGCCGCGCCACGCGCTCAAACACTGGTGACCATCGCTGCAGTCGGGTTTCTGGTGTTCACGGGATCGGACTATCAACAGTTTGTCGTCGCAGCGCGCCGACCACGAGATGCGTGGCTCGGCTGCGTACTTGCGAGCCTCTTCCTCATGGTGACCGGGTTTCTCCCGGCCGCAACAGTCGTCGCAGCGGTTCATGCCGGCAAGCTGTCCGGCCTGACGGACACCGCGAGCGCGATCCCGTGGATCATGCTGCAAACGAGTGGGGCGATGGGATCCGTTTGCATCGGCGTCACCCTGCTTTCTGCTCTTGGATCAGGAACCGCGATCACGCGCGCGATGTCATCGGCACTTGAGGGCCTGCATGCCGGCGATGGTCGCTACGGCTACGCGTCGCGCCTGCTGATCGTCGCCATCGGTTGCGCAATCGCGACTGATGGTCAGGCGATTGTGTCGACCATCGTTTCACTGAACATCGTCTATGTTGCGGCCGTCGGGTTGCTGTTCCTCTTCCACGAGAGTGATCGGCAGATCCCACCGCGCTGTGCATCAGCGATGTTGCTGTCTGGCGCCATCGTTTCCCTGCTCGTTTCGGCAATGAACTGGACCGGTATCGGCAATCTGCCCGGTTGGCTCCCGCTTCCGGCAGGGCTGTTCGCCTCCGCCTGCGTGCCGGTCGCATGGCAGTTTGCCCCGTTTCTCGGCCGGGTCCGGTTATAG
- a CDS encoding amidase gives MDPSLQIPTIAEASDLIRKRKLSPVELVDMCLARIKSVDVSLNTFITVTAEKARREAMEAENRMMKGELRGRLDGIPIAHKDIVFTKGVQTSAHSKRLKGWLPKVDARVVRSLADAGAISLGKLATHEFALGGPSFDLPWPPARNPWDARRFTSGSSSGTAAAVAAGFILGGTGTDTAGSIRAPAALCGVVGLKPTYGLCSKRGILPLAPSLDHVGPLGWTTEDCALLLQEMVGHDRDDPASVERAPANLVLRAEDNVRGLRIGVVSDWHETENPVTPAVKEGLDRAISVWTALGAHVDRVTMPRLKEYQSACLVIMTAEAYSIHEKALQSNATDFGEQLRVRLLLGATLTAADYINAVRERRRLCAATVAACADVDVIVTAGAASEAPFMADVNRWGDLAKPGFYDAFNVTGWPSIVLCSGFGLGNMPVSVQIATKPFMEDKLFRLGAAFEKATNFRSIRPASLTNIKPPSTNHSG, from the coding sequence ATGGATCCTTCTCTACAAATACCAACGATTGCTGAAGCGTCCGACCTGATACGCAAGCGCAAGCTATCACCAGTCGAACTTGTTGACATGTGCCTAGCGAGAATCAAGTCTGTCGACGTTAGCTTGAATACGTTCATCACGGTAACGGCGGAAAAAGCGCGCCGAGAAGCGATGGAGGCCGAAAATCGGATGATGAAAGGCGAGCTACGTGGAAGATTGGACGGCATCCCGATCGCTCACAAAGATATCGTCTTCACGAAGGGGGTGCAAACAAGTGCACACTCGAAACGCCTAAAGGGCTGGTTGCCCAAAGTTGACGCTCGAGTCGTACGCTCGTTGGCGGACGCAGGGGCGATCTCGTTGGGCAAACTCGCAACGCACGAATTCGCGCTAGGCGGACCGTCATTCGATCTGCCGTGGCCGCCAGCCAGAAATCCGTGGGATGCGCGGCGTTTCACGTCTGGCTCATCGAGTGGAACCGCGGCTGCAGTTGCGGCCGGGTTCATTCTGGGTGGTACAGGCACCGATACGGCGGGGTCCATCAGGGCGCCAGCGGCGCTATGCGGTGTGGTTGGGCTGAAGCCGACATACGGTCTTTGTAGCAAACGGGGCATTCTGCCGCTAGCGCCTTCTTTGGATCATGTTGGTCCCTTGGGCTGGACCACCGAAGACTGTGCGTTGCTTCTTCAGGAGATGGTTGGCCATGACCGCGATGATCCGGCCAGCGTAGAGCGAGCGCCCGCAAATCTCGTTTTGCGGGCGGAAGATAACGTGCGCGGACTCCGTATCGGCGTTGTCTCGGATTGGCACGAAACAGAAAACCCTGTGACGCCCGCTGTCAAAGAGGGCTTGGATCGTGCAATCTCCGTATGGACAGCACTGGGCGCACATGTGGACCGGGTGACGATGCCGCGACTCAAAGAATATCAGTCGGCCTGCTTAGTGATCATGACTGCGGAGGCTTACTCGATTCACGAGAAAGCGTTGCAATCCAATGCAACAGACTTTGGGGAACAGTTAAGGGTTCGCCTATTGCTTGGGGCGACACTCACTGCAGCTGATTACATCAACGCTGTCAGAGAACGCCGACGGTTGTGTGCGGCAACGGTTGCTGCATGTGCCGATGTTGATGTGATTGTCACTGCCGGCGCAGCCAGCGAAGCTCCATTCATGGCGGATGTGAACCGGTGGGGTGATCTGGCAAAACCGGGGTTCTACGATGCTTTCAACGTTACGGGTTGGCCCAGTATCGTACTCTGCTCCGGCTTCGGACTAGGGAACATGCCGGTGTCGGTGCAGATAGCCACAAAGCCGTTTATGGAAGACAAACTTTTCCGGTTAGGGGCGGCATTTGAGAAGGCCACAAACTTTCGCAGCATTCGCCCTGCGTCGCTAACGAACATCAAGCCGCCGTCTACAAATCATTCTGGATGA
- a CDS encoding ABC transporter permease yields MRKLSILLLQRIVLGVVTALAVSIVIFFSVQLLPGDFATAILGQSATHATVSALRAQLGLDQPSPLRYLHWIEKLCRGDLGFSFSGWSPTGARPVSEIVLPRLTNTLFLASLTAVIAVPISLVLGITTAIHRGSWYDRFANLVTLGAISFPEFFIAYLMILVLSSKLGIFPSIASISPDSSFIDKVHATLLPALTLTLVVTAHMMRMTHTAIVSLLTQPYVEMAHLKGLRRARIIILHILPNSTAAIANVIAFNLAYLVVGVVIIEVVFAYPGMGQLMVDSVTSRDVPVVQACALLFGGIYIVLNLCADVASILSNPRLLHSR; encoded by the coding sequence GTGAGAAAACTCTCGATCTTGCTGTTGCAACGCATCGTGCTAGGTGTAGTGACAGCACTTGCAGTTTCTATAGTCATATTTTTTTCTGTGCAATTGCTACCGGGGGATTTCGCTACTGCCATACTCGGACAATCAGCCACTCATGCCACAGTGTCAGCGCTGCGAGCGCAACTTGGCCTCGATCAGCCCTCGCCATTGAGGTACCTGCATTGGATTGAGAAACTCTGCCGCGGAGATCTCGGATTTTCCTTCTCCGGATGGTCGCCAACGGGCGCTCGACCGGTTTCCGAGATCGTGCTTCCCCGGCTTACGAACACACTATTCCTGGCATCCCTCACCGCCGTCATAGCCGTTCCAATTTCGTTGGTTCTTGGGATCACAACTGCAATCCATCGCGGTTCGTGGTACGACAGATTTGCAAATTTGGTAACACTGGGGGCCATCTCATTTCCTGAATTTTTCATCGCGTATCTTATGATCCTTGTCTTGAGTTCAAAGCTTGGCATCTTTCCGTCAATAGCATCCATTAGCCCCGATTCGTCCTTCATAGACAAGGTTCATGCCACCCTCCTTCCCGCGCTTACGTTGACTCTCGTTGTGACCGCTCACATGATGAGGATGACGCACACTGCAATTGTTTCCCTTCTGACGCAACCGTACGTCGAGATGGCTCATCTGAAGGGCCTGCGGCGGGCGCGAATCATTATTTTGCATATCCTTCCCAATTCGACTGCCGCCATCGCGAACGTCATCGCCTTCAATCTTGCTTACCTCGTGGTTGGTGTTGTAATCATTGAAGTAGTCTTTGCGTACCCCGGCATGGGCCAGTTAATGGTGGACTCCGTGACCAGCCGCGATGTTCCGGTGGTCCAAGCTTGCGCGCTTCTTTTCGGTGGTATCTATATTGTTCTAAACCTGTGCGCTGACGTCGCCTCTATCCTGAGCAATCCTAGACTCCTGCACTCGAGATAA
- a CDS encoding ABC transporter permease: MNTVPHASTETNSTGYREKESRSGWIIFIINSSPFNVKIALAILLLVFSVVALAPIIAPYSPTETFDAVLAPWNGQFWLGTDQLGRDVFSRVLFGGRNSILIAVATTTVSFSVGATAGGLSAIRGGWLDQVMSRVIDTLMAIPSLIFALMLLSVFGTNVLNLVLIIAFIDATRVFRLSRAVSANIVAMEFVEAARLRGEGWLGVMRREVLPNIMPTLLSEFGIRFCYVFLTVAALSFLGVGIQPPAADWGSMVRENAPLIGFLDSDPRLAIMPLIPAFAIGIVTISMNLIIDWTLQIVGGMKEAR; the protein is encoded by the coding sequence ATGAATACTGTCCCCCACGCGTCAACCGAGACGAATTCAACGGGCTACCGCGAGAAAGAATCTCGTAGTGGCTGGATTATTTTTATAATCAATTCCTCTCCGTTTAACGTAAAAATCGCCCTTGCGATACTGCTACTCGTTTTCTCTGTAGTCGCCCTCGCGCCGATAATCGCCCCCTACAGTCCAACCGAAACATTTGACGCCGTCCTGGCACCTTGGAACGGACAGTTCTGGTTGGGCACAGATCAGTTGGGGAGAGACGTCTTCAGCCGCGTTCTTTTCGGCGGACGAAACAGCATCCTGATCGCTGTGGCAACTACAACAGTATCGTTTTCTGTGGGAGCTACGGCCGGCGGCCTTTCTGCGATTAGGGGCGGCTGGTTAGACCAGGTTATGAGTCGCGTCATCGATACCCTGATGGCGATCCCAAGTCTGATTTTTGCCCTGATGCTCCTGTCTGTGTTTGGTACAAATGTGCTCAATCTTGTATTGATCATCGCATTTATCGATGCCACGAGGGTATTTCGTCTTTCTCGAGCCGTTTCAGCGAACATTGTAGCAATGGAATTTGTTGAGGCAGCCCGACTTCGCGGAGAGGGCTGGCTTGGGGTAATGCGACGAGAGGTTCTCCCCAACATCATGCCAACGTTGCTGTCCGAATTCGGTATTCGATTTTGCTACGTTTTTCTCACTGTCGCAGCGCTCTCGTTTCTAGGTGTTGGTATTCAGCCGCCAGCTGCAGACTGGGGATCAATGGTCCGAGAAAATGCTCCGCTGATCGGATTTCTTGACAGCGATCCCAGGCTGGCGATAATGCCTCTGATTCCAGCGTTCGCGATCGGCATCGTAACGATTTCCATGAATCTGATAATAGACTGGACACTTCAAATTGTCGGCGGCATGAAGGAAGCGCGATGA
- a CDS encoding ABC transporter ATP-binding protein, translating to MIMRSLDESDVILDVKGLVLEGFSDGRWHTIIDNIDLRVRRGEVVGLIGESGSGKSTLALAAMGYVRPGCRIVSGKIEFIDKNLLTVSESERRSIRGSQIAYVAQSAAASFNPSQKLIRQTVEGAVIHGIKTRRDAERDAKGLFRALLLPEPDRIGRRYPHQVSGGQLQRVMTAMAMSSRPNLIIFDEPTTALDVTTQIEVLAAIKHVVERNSVAALFVTHDLAVVSQLASRIMVMRRGKCVEEGPTRKMIDEPRHEYTRSLWAVRSLQKPPVSNKGSEACLKLEGISAHYGSVKVLDRITMTVHKGRTVAVVGESGSGKSTMARVIAGLHSPSSGRVVFENRVLPNSYVDRTREQLRRVQMIYQMADTALNPCHTVRDIVARPLEFYSKLSKHEISARVSDLLKKIELDDSFAARRPRELSGGQRQRVSIARALAANPDLIICDEVTSALDQVVQEGVLRLLMKLQRELGVTYIFITHDLAVVKAISDEVVVMQNGRIVDQGTREAVMSPPHTAYTESLLSSVPQTDPGWLDTAIRQRRSTQTVN from the coding sequence ATGATCATGAGAAGCCTGGATGAAAGCGATGTGATTCTTGACGTTAAAGGCCTTGTGCTTGAAGGTTTCAGCGACGGACGATGGCATACGATTATCGACAACATTGACCTTCGTGTACGTCGTGGCGAAGTCGTGGGTCTGATAGGCGAATCCGGATCGGGAAAGTCGACGCTGGCTCTCGCCGCCATGGGATACGTACGCCCGGGATGCCGAATCGTGAGCGGAAAAATCGAGTTCATCGACAAAAACCTTCTTACCGTCTCGGAGTCTGAGCGACGCAGCATCCGTGGATCACAGATCGCCTATGTTGCGCAAAGCGCCGCAGCTTCTTTCAATCCATCCCAGAAACTTATACGACAGACCGTAGAAGGCGCGGTGATCCACGGCATCAAAACGCGCCGCGATGCTGAGCGCGATGCGAAGGGACTCTTCCGCGCACTACTGCTTCCCGAACCTGATCGGATTGGTCGACGCTATCCTCATCAGGTATCCGGCGGACAGTTGCAGCGAGTGATGACGGCGATGGCGATGTCATCACGGCCAAATCTGATCATCTTTGACGAGCCTACGACCGCTCTCGATGTAACGACGCAGATCGAGGTTTTAGCCGCAATTAAGCATGTCGTGGAACGCAATAGCGTGGCCGCTCTTTTCGTCACGCATGACCTAGCTGTAGTCTCTCAACTGGCTTCGCGCATTATGGTCATGCGCAGGGGAAAATGCGTAGAGGAAGGCCCGACGAGGAAGATGATAGATGAGCCCAGACACGAGTACACCCGCTCATTGTGGGCTGTGCGCTCGCTACAAAAGCCGCCAGTGTCAAACAAGGGTAGCGAGGCCTGTCTTAAACTGGAAGGCATTTCAGCGCACTATGGAAGCGTCAAGGTGCTTGACCGAATAACCATGACCGTCCACAAGGGTAGAACTGTTGCAGTCGTTGGGGAAAGCGGTTCTGGTAAAAGTACAATGGCTCGTGTGATCGCGGGCTTGCATAGTCCAAGTAGTGGCCGGGTCGTTTTCGAAAACCGGGTTCTTCCCAATTCCTATGTAGATCGAACCCGTGAACAACTACGCCGGGTGCAGATGATTTATCAAATGGCCGATACCGCACTTAATCCGTGTCACACGGTGCGCGATATCGTCGCTCGTCCACTCGAGTTCTATTCAAAACTAAGCAAACACGAGATTTCCGCCAGAGTCTCTGATCTCCTCAAGAAGATTGAACTCGATGATAGCTTTGCCGCTCGTCGTCCACGTGAGCTCTCTGGTGGCCAGAGGCAGCGTGTGAGCATCGCCCGAGCTCTTGCGGCCAATCCTGACCTCATCATCTGCGACGAGGTGACATCCGCCCTCGACCAGGTCGTCCAAGAGGGTGTACTTAGGTTGCTGATGAAGCTGCAAAGAGAACTCGGCGTCACGTATATCTTTATCACCCATGATCTCGCAGTCGTAAAAGCCATCAGCGACGAAGTCGTAGTTATGCAAAACGGTCGAATAGTTGATCAAGGAACTAGGGAGGCCGTTATGTCACCACCCCATACGGCCTACACCGAATCGCTACTTTCATCCGTCCCTCAAACTGATCCCGGATGGCTCGACACGGCGATCCGGCAGAGACGGTCGACGCAAACGGTCAATTGA